The Mus caroli chromosome 9, CAROLI_EIJ_v1.1, whole genome shotgun sequence DNA window cttaaattcctttatcatcatcatgagatgtgatcttaaatcagagtcttgcttttctggtgtgttggagtatgcatggcttgctgtggtgggaaaactgggttctgatgatgccaagtagcctcggtttctgttgcttatgttcttgcccttgcctctcttCATCTGGATATTTCTGGTTTTAGCtggtcttgctatctctgactgtggcttgttcctcctgcaaacctgtgtgtcagtactcctaggagaccagttctctctgggataaatttgggtgtggagagctgtggcataggGTCATCTCTGGGGCACAGATGGCAATCTGAAGGATTCTgtcccttggttcctgtgtcctgatggctctgggcgggtccctcttgggccagaaacttgagcagaagtggtggtgttACCTGTGCTCATAGGTGTGCCagctcctgggagaccagctctctccctgcAGTATTAGGTTCTGGAGCTCCTgtgcacaggatcagctctgggcacagactcTTTTGTCATTCTTTTTACAAAGCTATCTGtctatcatttctctctttctctctctctctctctctctctctctctctctctttctctctctctgttctggtcCTATGTATTGAATCTATTTTTAACTTTGAGACAAGGACTTGTTAAGTTGTTTACATTGGCCATGTACTGAAATCCCTCTGCATCAGCCTTCAAAGTAGCTAGGACAAAAGGCTTATGCCATGAagccttgtaaaaaaaaaagttaagcctTTTGAAAAGTTAATTTAGATATGTAATCCATTTTTTAGCCTTCTTCCTGTTTGTCCCCTTTGTCCCTGTAGATAGTTTAACTTCTTTCAtttgatatatttgtatatggTAAACCTATATAAACTCTACAAACCACAAATGAGGAAAAAGCATACATTATTTGTGTTTCAGAAACGGGCTAAGTTCACTCAATATAACTCTCCAGCTACATTAATTTTCCAGAAAGTGATACACCTTCAATTCTTTTTATGCTCAAaaaattccactgtgtatatATTCCACAGTTTCTTTACTCATTCCTCTGTTGTTGGCCACCAAGGTTGGTATCtaacttagctattgtgaatagtatCACAATAGACATAGATGTGCTAGTGTCTCTGATATTTCCACTTGGGGTCTTTTGGGTGCAGACTAGGAATGTTTGGGTAAATATTAGTTTATTTAgaagatttattttgaaaacaagaacaaaccagtCCCTAAATCAGTAGATGGAGAGAAATAATTACCATGGGAGTAGAAATTAAAGAactggaatattttaaaaacagaacaaatggaAGCTAAACAATATTGTAGGCTTAGATATTTCAAAGCCTaatttaataagggttcttaaatgcttcaacttccctctctagcccaccaaccaaaggtaggggagaaagatggttaATGGGACAAGGGGGATATTGACTTGTTTAggagtagttctttggggtgattccaatctttgttgtcaggatatcagcagtccagtccaacaccaaacaccaaacacaagtCAGTAGTGGCAATCCAGTCTAATTGGTAAACACCACACATGACTCAGTAGCAGCGGCCAGATCTAGtagaaactgcaaggctctgccGAATGGGCATgagtctgaggaagcagcaagaagcagccagagtGCCATAAGAAGTTCTTTGACACATTTCCTATTCAAAGTCACAATAAACGAAGATCAGTTAAGACCAGCGAAGTGTTGTAAGGCATACCAATGCGAGAGTGTcattcactgtctgttgggttctatttatactctttctaaacatcacatatcCCCTCAGatgtttgcctcagcaaaaaATCTCTACATGTCGGCTccagcaaaatatcctctcataagacagttggcagaaaaatatcacatgatacaactgcgtctccaaagaaaccagaaatttccacttcacaagGTTTACAAACTTAGATAAATTAAACTAATGAAACATAGAAGACAACAAAAGTTCATTCATCACGATCAAGTTGGTCATTCTAGACATGCAGGGTGGCTCAATATACATAAATCAGTGTATATAATTCACAACATAAATGGACTCAAAAGTAGTAATGTCATGATCACCTTGAGAGATACAGAAAAGGGATTTGATGAAAACCAACAGCCCTTCATGACAGAAGTCATGGACAAACTAGGGATAGAAGGGGCACACCTCAGCACAATAAAGGCTATATATGATAATAACCACCATCAtgataaacagagaaatacaaatcattatcattaaaatcaggaacaagacaagggtAGCACTCTTGCTAGTCCTATTCAGTAAGGTGCATGAAGTCTTAGAGCAATAAGACCAGAGAAACAAAAGTGTTATGActagaaaatagaaatcaaagtATCCCTACTCACAGATGGTATGATACAAAATTCTAAAAActataccaaaacaaaaacacaaaaaaaccaagcCTTCTGCAAAGTAGAATACAGAATTAACATGTAAAAATTGGTAGCCTTCCTACAGACCAAtggcacacacactgacaaagaaatcaagaaaacaacctCATTCACGCTATGAGAGTGGGGCAGtttagaggaagagggaggaagaatgagagagagagagagagagagagagagagagagagagagagccctagAGTAAGCCTAACACCAGAAGCAAAAGACCTTTGCAATGGGAAGACCAAGGAAAGACACAGGAAGACACCTGAGATCCCCAACACTGCTCATGCTGATGGGCTGGGAGAGTTGATGATGAAAATGTCTATCTTATTAAAGGCAGGCTATAGATTCAGTGAGAATACAGGCTATGGTTCTCACTGAAAATATGTTCTCTGTCCCTTAGTTAGTAATGTCCTTATTAACGTGTGTTTGTGTTGAGCGTTTGCcactctggagatggagttatCGATAGGTGTGAGTTGCCAGGTATGGGTCCTGGGAgctgaatccaggtcttctgcaagagctgtgcatgctcttaactgttaagctACCTCTCTGGGCtttgttctcttccctctttATGGCCATGCTTCAtatatttgatcttttcattAACCTCAAACGGtacatttaaaaaactttatttttagtcTTATTTATGTGTACtcatgagtgtctgtgtgtgaggtatgtgtaCATGAATCTGGGTGCAAATAGAGACCGGAAGAGGACACCAGAGCTCCTAGACCTGGAGTTCCATGTGACTATGAGCCAACCAGTATGAGTACTGGAAACTGAACGTAGGCCCTCAGGAACCCTGTGTGTTgtcacctgctgagccaactctttGGTTTCTAAGTGGTGTATTTGCACTTTATAATCAACCCTTGTTATTGATTCTAGTTATTTTTCCTTGCCTTAAAGACTTTATATTTTTGTCATCTCCATGATATGATCTCCATTCTGAGACTTTCcatggggttgtttgtttggcttCTTGAGAGTTTCATGTTCTGGCCAGGCCTTTGTGAGTCAGGTGGCAGTTGCTAGTCTGGTCACACCCTTGGGTGGACTTTATTTTTTACGAGTCATGTTGAAACATTGTTCTTTCCTTTAGAAGATTTAGTGGCAGATGCTGCTCATGCCCTTGAGAATTCTTGGAAGTTAAGCTGTAAAGGCCGGTTCCACCTCTATATCTGGTTTGCTGCCTGGAGcctgtatctgtttttttttttttttttttccttcacaccCTGGCTCTGACCTGGTTCTGACCTCAGTGAATACTGTGCACTCCTGTGCCTCAGTGTGTAAAGTGGTAATGGTATTATCTATCACATAGGGTTGATGTGATAACCCAAACATTCAAATTTAGATGAGAGcagataaatatttacattacactGTGCTTGGCACATAGGAAACATATAGGAAATGTTCTCCAGTAGAGAGAATATAATATTAatgttaaaatggaaaaatgataaCATCTTTGATAATGGATATGCACACATTGTCTGACAATGCATtatggttaaaaaagaaaataaacaaaaaacttcttGCAGTCTAAATGATGGGAACTTTTGTTAGACTTCATAGCCAAAGTTAATAATATACCTCGAAGTCACTTAATCCCATGATTTCCTATCATGAGCTCAGTCTGTGTCTTTggcctgcttttttattttttctttttttggctatttttcaagaatttttatAATCAATTTTCAAAGTAAGAACACTatttgggctttgttgttgtcTGGTCATTGAAAACCTCACCCAAGTGTGGAGGGTGAGCAGAAGTCACAATATCCACACAGTCAATTAATGATTGTAAGGTAAGTCTATAGGCCCTCAGCTCAATACCCAGcaccatggtggtggtggtggtggtggtggtggtggtggtggtggtggtggtgggcattAAATTATACTTGTAGTGAAAAAAAATTGGATAAcaccaaagatttttttaaaagtgataaaAGCAGTAGGAGTGACTAGCTGATGTGAAAGGGAACTATGTATGTCTGAGAATTAAAGTTGAAGTTTGTTTTAATCTAAGCATTTATCTTCATAAAAATAGAGCATCTAATCTCTCATCTAATAGTATAATTCATCTGTATAAGCACTACTGGATTTTTCATAAAGtccttctttcaaaaaaaaaagtttttaaaagaagataccCTCTTTTGGTTCTTCTAAGGTGGGAataataatgttttcattatgaGATTGAAAAAAATATAGCGTGTATAAACACAACCGTGTATAAACACAACCTTGGGAATGTTTTTTTGAGGCACAAGATCCCTGACACGCGGAGGTACATAGAGACATTTACCATGAAGAAGTCCTGTACAGCACGTCACTTTACAACTGGGAAGGTTTTCTTGGTAATACTCATGCAGTATGCATAAACAATATGGCTGTTGACTTGGCAAGATCTGATGAGACTGCAAGCAAGggaaaaaatagacaaaacaaaacaggtaatcGTGGCAGGCAGAAAAGTTATGCGCGAATGAAGGTCTAAAACTGAACACCAATAGAACAGAAGGGTTACTATATTATCTTTGTCTGTCACTGACAGTTCCTTCATTTCACACAAGGCTTAACCTTTGTTTGGCgacataaatttacatttttccccATGCGAATAAGAAATGTCTATAAAAGTTCAATGAAGGCATAACCAATTACATGCAAAATTGTGACATCTTGTTTTCCAACAATTTGAACACATTTAATTTACATCACATAGGTACAAAATATGTTTGAACGGAAATAAAAGTATTCTCTTGAATTAAATTATAGATTTCAGTATAAAAATCTTCTCTGTGTAGGGAGTTTTCTTCACTTCCAGTCCCAAACAATGGGTTCTTATCTCTACAGTGCTTGCCATGGGGGGACGCTCCCAGCACGGGGAGAGTGGGAGAGTGTGACTGATGGAGCCCGCGCTGTAAACATTAAGGATTGCTGGCTCTTTTTACAGACCGGGACACTGAGATACACCCCAATCTCTAACTTTTACGGTGAGGGCACTCCAAGCCAAGTTCATGATCCAGCACTGTGGTCTACCCCACCATGAGAATGACTTCTTTTAATAGTCTTCAATTGGAGCTAATTCTGGCATGAGGTTTACAGATATATTTGTATACAGCCTATCAACCAGTATTTTTGGGTGTGTATAATAAATTGTTCAGTCCATTGATGTACTGCCGCTCCTTGGAATACCGAAGTAATTTATACCATCCTAAGAACTGTACTTCCCCTCGATGGTGATGAAGAATAGATATGTATTTTCCCAAGTCTCCTTCTGGCCGGGTTACATTGTAGCCAGCGTAGTGAACTCTGTTCCAAAGGTCATcgtcctctcctccccacccccagaaggcATTGGAAAAGCCGTTGATCTTCCTGAATTGCTCCACTGTCAGGCCACTCACCCCACCAAAAAACTCCGTATAGGGAAGAATGTACATGTACTTGTCCAGCTTCGTTGCAAAGTGCCTCGGCATCTCTCCACATCCGTAGTAGTTCCGATCATTTTCAGGCAGATGATCCACATCATGGAAGATCACACAGTCCCAGGCTCTGTCTTTCATGGCCTCTTTGAAACCCACATTAAAGAGCATTGCACGATTGAATGGTTGTGTGCCGGTCTGTTCGATGACATAAAAGGCAAATTCCAGCCGCTGTTTCTGGAGCATCGAAATCAGGTGCAGGAAAAAAATCGGAAGATGTTCATGGCGGTTTCGGAAGGGGATGAGAACTGCCACCTTCCATCTGGGCGTGCAGTCCTTGGGCCTCCAGTGGCCTCCTGGCCCAATGTCTGAGTCCTTGGAGAAGAGCTGATGGACTTCATCAAAACTGATCTCACTTACATTGACACTGAGGAATCCCCGTTTCGTTGAGCGTAGTGTTTTTATTGGTATACAGTCTGATCATGTGTCCAATTGTTTTCACATTCTCTCTCAGCATGATACCTCTAGCTTGTACCATAAAGAGGTATGTGTTGGCGATGCCTGGAGCCACATAGATGAAGTAGAGACAGGAcgtggagagggagaagaagaagatgaaggcgATCAGAGAGCGATTGGAGACCCACATCATCCGCTTGAGCGCAGATATCTTCCTCTGCCCTGCCAGCAGCGCGGGCTGCGCTCTCAGGCCAGACTCCGGGCCACGGTCCAGGCCCTAAACTTCCATGAATGTACGGAGAACCCCAAGAAGGTGGCGGGGTCCGGCCGGGGAGGCTGTGGGGAGAAGAACCGAGCCGGGAAGGAGAAACGGATGCAATGAATGGGAGGCGGTGGAGCAGCAGGAAGGGTGTTGGAAGGATGCGGAGAAACATGAAGGGAGGCCGGGAGACCAGGCTCCGTGGAGGCCAAAGCCACGGGCCAGGCTGGCGGAGCTCGGCGATGCGGAGTGCGGCCCGCGCGCTGCAGCGTGCCGGGGTCCCGGCACTCGGGGCGGCGTCCAAGAGGCGAGTCCCCGCGATCGGGACCCGAACCGGGTCGCGTGCGCTCTGCGGGCCTGTGCCTCAGCGAACGCTGTTACTCTTTAAGtgtctttaaaaagagaacagtGTAGGGCTGAGTGCTGAGCAGAGAGTCTTTCCTTCCAGTGTCTTCTCTTGCCAAGGATACACTTAcatgcctctgcctgcctcccttccccatctTCTGCTCTTTAGTAGTCCACTTATGCCTTTGCAACATTGACAAAAATGTGATCGTAAATTGTAATCATAAAtaggatttggtttggttttctgtgtttGAAATGTCACAAGAAATACAGACAGAAGTGGAATGtcgaagagaaggaagaaatgagccACTGGGTGTAGAAGATTGGGAAGAAGTGAAGAGTGAGGTTGGCTTTGACATTTTAAAGCCTGAATTAGTCAACCTGTTAATACACTGTTAGCATAGCTTTCACTCTGTCATCCCCTGCTTCCTCTTAAGAGCTTTGGTTCATTAATACGAAGACCTGCAGAAAGGAAACCTGCCATTTCTATAATGTTTGACTCAACATTGCTTCTAAAAGCTTCAATGGAAGTAGAGCATGACATCTTAGCAAAGGCACAGCTGAAGACTTGTCCCATGTCCAGCTCTGGAGAGCAAAGCAGGGGCTGTGCATTCTGACACACAGTAGCCTCTACATAGCACTTCTCGCCACCAAGCTTGCTGGACCCTAAGGTCAATTCCCCAAAGTCTTTTTATATTCTTCTTCACACACATTGAAAGTACTCAACAAGCAATTCAAACCATTCAAGTAGCCTCAAAAGACAAAGGTGAGGGAGTTCCAACCCCAATTGTAATCAAAGTAAATTACTCAGGGAGTTATTAAACTATATTACGGGGAATAATGAGATCAGACTGATGATGATGTAGTAAACACGTCCGAAGCAATGATAAATCAGAAACTACTATAGCCTTGACTTCTCTGTACATTTTAGCTAGGGCAATCCCAAGTACCAGTGTTGGGGATGGTAATTACGTAGGCgtagtgagtaaaggtgcttgctacccaGCCTGATGACAAAAGTCTATCCTTGGAAACCACAGAGTAGAAAGAATTGACTCCCATGAGTTGTCTTGTGATCATTTCATGCACGCTATGGCTTGAACCACCCCTActaaataaaaacacttaaaacatgTGAACATCAGGCTATAGCCATTGGGCCATGTTAGCGTGATGAAGGGCAAACGGAACCTACTTGGTCTTGTCCTAAGAGCAGTGAAAAACAATTCTTTTCTTCTCCAATATttacattgtttatttatttctcttgccTTGTCACATTAGTTAAATTccccaaaacaatataaaacactGCTGATGATAACCATTGTCTTATCCTTGATTGTATTAGAAGCAGGGTTAACATGTCACGATTTTtatatcatgtttttaaaatttttacatgaaGTATGTGTTTAATTTCCTAATATTTCAGGGGTTTTCAGATACACTGTTATTCTTGATTCCTAATTTAATTATACTGCGGCCTCGGGTCATTTTAACTTTGCTGAGATCTATCTTCTGACCCACAGTATGGCCTGTCTTAGTTAAGTGTTCTTGGAGTGTGAAAGGGGTGTGCATTCTGTTGGGAAGAATGTCTTAGAGGAATAAGGAGAACAAGTTAGTTCACAGTGTCCCCCGCAAACACTTGACAAGGTATGGTAAAATTCAAATTTTGACTAAGAGTTTACTATGTCTCCTTATATGTCTGCTGGTCGTTGCCACATTCAATTTGAAGCTTTGTGACTAGGAGTATAGACAGCTAGAATTGTTATGTTCTAGGTTAGTTATCTCCTGTCATTAATAAGATTCTTCTTTATCCTTGATAGTCTTTGTCTTTAGGTCTACTTTACCTCACAAAATAGccacttctgctttccttttAAGCTTCTAAGGTAGAATttattaattacatataataatggtaacactggtttttttttttcatacatgttCCCAATGTGTTTTAAGCATACCCATCTTCCCattgttttctgttgtctttgcTGCACTCCTCCTGATGCCCTACATTCCTCTTCTACAAGCACCCCCCATTCTATTTTCAAGTCTTTAAAaactttactattatttttattactgtgtgtgtgtgcacttccaCGCATTCCATGAAATCTCATATATGTGTGGAAATCCAAGAACACTTGGGAACCCTTCTTGCCTTTCATTATGAGTTCTGGGCATTGATGTTAGGTTGGGTCATCAGGCCTACacttacccaatgagccatctcaccagcgtcttgtttttttttttttttttttttttatatgactCAATGAGCTTTACTAGGATTCCTTAATTGAGTGTAGGTGACGGTTTGTTTACTGGAATATGGGTACCTCCTAATTGTTATGTTCCTATTTCCCCAACTAGCAAGTAATTGCCCATAAATCTTCAGGGTGCGGTGCTCCCTAAACCTCACCCTAATCTAACCCTAACCATCAGCCAGGAGTCTAAATCCAAGCCTAACCCCCTATCCTTAACTAACCT harbors:
- the LOC115031925 gene encoding LOW QUALITY PROTEIN: beta-1,4-galactosyltransferase 6-like (The sequence of the model RefSeq protein was modified relative to this genomic sequence to represent the inferred CDS: inserted 2 bases in 1 codon; deleted 1 base in 1 codon) encodes the protein MLQKVSESDSVTIAFSSSLPFFDLSTKGAETWTRLPASTEASAAYTSLRPAERTRPGSGPDRGDSPLGRRPECRDPGTLQRAGRTPHRRAPPAWPVALASTEPGLPASLHVSPHPSNTLPAAPPPPIHCIRFSFPGLDRGPESGLRAQPALLAGQRKISALKRMMWVSNRSLIAFIFFFSLSTSCLYFIYVAPGIANTYLFMVQARGIMLRENVKTIGHMIRLYTNKNTTLNEXRGFLSVNVSEISFDEVHQLFSKDSDIGPGGHWRPKDCTPRWKVAVLIPFRNRHEHLPIFFLHLISMLQKQRLEFAFYVIEQTGTQPFNRAMLFNVGFKEAMKDRAWDCVIFHDVDHLPENDRNYYGCGEMPRHFATKLDKYMYILPYTEFFGGVSGLTVEQFRKINGFSNAFWGWGGEDDDLWNRVHYAGYNVTRPEGDLGKYISILHHHRGEVQFLGWYKLLRYSKERQYINGLNNLLYHPKILVDRLYTNISVNLMPELAPIEDY